From Haloarcula sp. CBA1127, a single genomic window includes:
- a CDS encoding HalOD1 output domain-containing protein, translating to MKRPVGPPTPIHITVKETIAALEDCHPTQLGSLDMVVDGERLDAVSDIPPGELPMLFQYCGYTITIDGTGMLYVEN from the coding sequence ATGAAGCGGCCTGTCGGTCCACCGACACCCATTCACATCACTGTCAAAGAGACCATCGCGGCGCTTGAGGACTGTCACCCCACGCAACTCGGGAGCCTTGACATGGTTGTCGACGGTGAGCGTCTGGACGCAGTATCGGATATCCCACCGGGAGAGTTGCCGATGCTGTTCCAGTACTGCGGCTACACGATAACGATCGATGGCACGGGGATGCTCTATGTCGAGAACTGA
- a CDS encoding SRPBCC family protein has translation MTVRAERTMTVPATPERVWEFITDPDKRARPISVVTDWEVIDDTHANWSIELPIPVVNRTMTVKTEDVEQRRPEYARFIGRSKVMTVQGEHELEETADGGTKLTNRFIVDGKLPGVERFFKRNLDDEMQNLEQALRDDLEVEV, from the coding sequence ATGACTGTCCGGGCCGAGCGAACGATGACTGTGCCGGCCACACCGGAACGTGTCTGGGAATTCATCACCGACCCGGATAAACGGGCTCGGCCGATCAGCGTCGTCACAGACTGGGAAGTCATCGACGACACACACGCGAACTGGTCGATCGAACTCCCGATTCCAGTAGTCAACCGGACGATGACGGTGAAAACCGAGGACGTCGAGCAGCGTCGCCCGGAGTACGCCCGCTTCATCGGTCGCTCGAAGGTGATGACCGTCCAGGGTGAACACGAACTCGAAGAGACGGCTGACGGCGGCACGAAACTGACCAACCGGTTCATCGTCGACGGCAAACTCCCCGGCGTCGAGCGGTTTTTCAAGCGGAACCTCGACGATGAGATGCAGAACCTCGAACAGGCACTGCGGGACGACCTCGAAGTCGAAGTATGA
- a CDS encoding molybdopterin-binding protein has protein sequence MRVAVVTVGDELLSGETVNTNAAWLGQQLAERGVTVGRTTVVPDEISDIARVVNEYHAEFDAVIVTGGLGPTHDDKTIEAVAAAFGRDVVESEDAIAWLEEHGGYTRDDLTDGTGEVPEGSRVLPNHEGVAPGCVVESCYVLPGVPGEMKRMFEEVAEEFAGEQRYVHTVDAAEPESALLDRLAEVQEQFPVKVGSYPGEHVTVRFEGTEEELVEEAAAWFSERVESPTAE, from the coding sequence ATGCGCGTCGCGGTAGTCACCGTCGGAGACGAACTGCTCAGTGGCGAGACGGTCAACACGAACGCCGCGTGGCTGGGACAACAGCTCGCGGAGCGTGGCGTCACTGTCGGCCGAACGACGGTCGTCCCCGACGAGATCTCGGACATTGCCCGCGTGGTCAACGAGTATCACGCGGAGTTCGACGCCGTCATCGTCACTGGCGGCCTCGGACCGACGCACGACGACAAAACAATCGAAGCCGTCGCCGCGGCGTTCGGGCGAGATGTCGTCGAGAGCGAGGACGCCATTGCGTGGCTGGAGGAACACGGCGGGTACACGCGCGACGACCTGACCGACGGAACGGGCGAGGTACCGGAAGGGTCCCGTGTCTTGCCCAACCACGAGGGGGTCGCGCCCGGCTGTGTCGTCGAGAGCTGCTACGTCTTGCCGGGCGTGCCGGGTGAGATGAAGCGGATGTTCGAGGAGGTCGCAGAAGAGTTCGCTGGCGAGCAGCGGTACGTTCACACCGTCGATGCCGCCGAGCCCGAGAGCGCACTCCTTGATCGACTGGCAGAGGTACAGGAGCAGTTCCCGGTCAAGGTCGGGAGCTATCCGGGCGAGCACGTGACCGTCCGGTTCGAGGGGACAGAGGAGGAGCTAGTCGAGGAGGCGGCCGCGTGGTTCAGCGAACGCGTCGAGTCACCGACGGCAGAGTGA
- a CDS encoding ATP-NAD kinase family protein: MRRIGVVVNPIAGMGGRVGLKGTDGKVDEARRRGAEQRAPDRARTALASLAEVGTDVALLTYGDPMGERLAREVGFDPMVVGAPASADETGSEDTRDAVRAFVEADVDVILFVGGDGTAVDVATTLDELDADIPILGVPAGVKVYSSVFGVSPRAAGRIVARFSETERAEVNDIDEDAFRGGEVVTELRAVAEVPVADQRQSAKQLGGGSVESLAESVADAVESGVTYVLGPGSTVGAIKEQLGFDGTTLGVDVWRDGEVLARDAAESDILDALGNRNVIVVSPIGGQGFVFGRGNQQLSPAVIRQCDLEVVASRRKLDGIGTLRVDTGDPDLDEELRGWLRVRVGRHERRLVEVV, encoded by the coding sequence ATGCGACGAATCGGTGTCGTGGTCAACCCCATCGCCGGCATGGGCGGCCGCGTCGGCCTCAAGGGCACTGACGGGAAAGTCGACGAGGCGCGCCGGCGCGGCGCGGAGCAACGCGCACCGGACCGCGCACGGACAGCGCTTGCCTCACTCGCCGAGGTCGGGACGGACGTGGCACTGCTCACGTACGGCGACCCGATGGGAGAGCGTCTCGCTCGTGAGGTGGGATTCGATCCGATGGTCGTCGGCGCTCCGGCGAGCGCTGATGAGACAGGCAGCGAGGACACCCGAGATGCGGTCCGAGCGTTCGTCGAGGCGGATGTGGACGTGATTCTGTTCGTCGGTGGCGACGGCACGGCTGTCGACGTGGCGACGACCCTCGACGAACTGGACGCTGACATTCCGATTCTGGGCGTCCCGGCTGGCGTCAAGGTGTACTCCTCCGTGTTTGGTGTGTCGCCGCGCGCGGCCGGGCGTATCGTGGCCCGCTTCTCCGAGACGGAGCGCGCGGAGGTCAACGACATCGACGAGGACGCCTTCAGAGGCGGGGAAGTCGTCACTGAACTCCGGGCCGTCGCGGAAGTGCCTGTCGCCGACCAGCGCCAGTCTGCGAAGCAGTTGGGCGGCGGCAGCGTCGAGTCCCTCGCCGAGAGCGTCGCCGACGCCGTCGAGTCGGGCGTCACCTACGTCCTTGGTCCGGGGAGCACGGTTGGTGCTATCAAGGAACAACTCGGGTTCGACGGGACGACGCTCGGCGTGGATGTGTGGCGCGACGGGGAGGTGCTTGCTCGCGACGCCGCCGAATCAGACATCCTCGATGCCCTCGGCAACCGAAACGTCATTGTCGTCTCGCCCATCGGCGGGCAGGGGTTCGTGTTCGGCAGGGGGAACCAGCAACTGTCACCGGCGGTCATCAGGCAGTGTGACCTCGAAGTCGTCGCCTCCCGCCGGAAACTGGACGGTATCGGCACGCTCCGCGTCGACACAGGCGACCCGGACCTAGACGAGGAACTGCGCGGCTGGCTGCGGGTCCGCGTCGGTCGACACGAACGCAGACTCGTCGAAGTCGTCTAA
- a CDS encoding ABC transporter substrate-binding protein codes for MSRDTNRRAFLKRTGAVTTVGLLGGLAGCSTEQTGGDGGDGGDGGDGGMTGTGTESGGDSGPESPDVLMVVGYPQSGVQLFKDFYADYSDDAADILVTDGLQDGELPSNVGDDMSNVRGTAPSAAGPGVDTFTEQFTSEFDYDEAGVFTSQAYDATAVQILANLLAGENDGQAVRNHMRVVANPGGDTYGPSELPAAVEAAAAGENIQYEGASSAVNFDENGDMASAQYQVFGFQDGGGVDTLSTVDFGAGDDLPQPEPNGSGSDSGRTIKFGVLMPETGDLGPLGRPIRDGALLPALQLEGQVDFEFDYQVGDTQTQAQAGIDAANSLVSAGYPSITGAASSETSIQVARNVLIDSGVVGCSPASTSPTITDLEDNDYMFRTPPSDALQGQVLAQVGVDELGAATASTLYVNNSYGQALQEAFAGAFEAEGGTIVNQVGFEQQQSSYTSEINSAMNQ; via the coding sequence ATGAGTCGCGATACCAATCGGCGAGCGTTCCTGAAGCGCACTGGGGCGGTAACCACTGTCGGTCTGCTTGGTGGGTTGGCAGGCTGTTCAACCGAACAGACCGGCGGTGACGGCGGGGATGGCGGAGACGGCGGCGATGGGGGGATGACCGGAACCGGGACCGAGTCCGGTGGCGACAGCGGTCCGGAGTCACCAGACGTGCTGATGGTCGTCGGCTATCCCCAGAGCGGTGTGCAACTGTTCAAGGACTTCTACGCCGACTACAGCGACGACGCTGCTGACATCCTCGTCACCGATGGCCTGCAGGACGGCGAACTGCCGAGTAACGTCGGCGACGATATGTCGAACGTCCGTGGCACGGCCCCGTCAGCGGCCGGGCCTGGTGTCGATACCTTCACAGAGCAGTTCACCTCCGAGTTCGATTACGACGAGGCCGGTGTGTTCACGTCACAGGCCTACGACGCGACGGCGGTCCAGATTCTCGCAAACCTGCTGGCCGGCGAAAACGACGGGCAAGCCGTCCGGAATCACATGCGCGTCGTCGCCAACCCCGGGGGCGACACGTACGGCCCCTCCGAACTGCCAGCGGCCGTCGAAGCGGCCGCCGCAGGCGAGAACATCCAGTACGAGGGTGCATCGAGTGCGGTCAATTTCGACGAAAACGGGGATATGGCCTCGGCGCAGTACCAGGTCTTCGGCTTCCAAGACGGTGGGGGCGTCGATACGCTCAGCACCGTCGACTTCGGCGCTGGCGACGACCTCCCACAGCCGGAACCGAACGGCTCCGGGAGCGACTCTGGACGGACGATCAAGTTCGGTGTCTTGATGCCCGAAACCGGCGACCTCGGGCCGCTCGGCAGGCCGATCCGTGACGGAGCGCTACTCCCGGCCCTGCAACTCGAAGGCCAAGTCGACTTCGAGTTCGATTATCAGGTCGGTGACACCCAGACCCAGGCGCAGGCGGGCATCGACGCTGCCAACTCTCTTGTCAGTGCGGGCTATCCGTCGATCACCGGGGCGGCCAGCTCCGAAACGTCGATACAGGTCGCCAGAAACGTGCTCATCGATAGCGGCGTCGTCGGCTGTTCACCGGCTTCCACGTCGCCGACGATTACCGACCTCGAAGACAACGATTACATGTTCCGCACCCCGCCCAGCGACGCCCTACAGGGACAGGTCCTTGCGCAAGTCGGCGTGGACGAACTCGGTGCCGCGACCGCATCGACGCTGTACGTGAACAACAGCTACGGTCAAGCACTGCAAGAGGCGTTCGCCGGCGCGTTTGAAGCGGAGGGCGGGACCATCGTCAATCAGGTCGGCTTCGAGCAACAACAGTCCTCCTACACGTCTGAAATCAACAGCGCGATGAACCAGTAA
- a CDS encoding LEA type 2 family protein has protein sequence MRRLRIVGVLVVAVVAVAGGSVALGVLGTPSVASVDNHFAGVSNQTTTVATNLTVTNPNPVGVQLGGVGVNYTISMNGVGMAQGNKQGVELGTGNSTLQFSTEMQNDRIPPWWVTHIDNGETTTVGIDATVTSSTLGGRSVSFSQERTIETDLLSQFNSTETRPVEADQPLVSDPVLYINETRGTWDQENLTQSETPLDLAFDVYNPKPYPYTITKVGYTIRMNDVTVGEGETDRGYVLSPGEETTLEANTAIQNENLDRWWVTHLQRNQQTDLYIDFYLVLEGGNEQFRVDLDSIDYQQEIETDIFGTKAQYPTGDGAADGSSDGSDSSTADSATATLTPTPTETETDGGLLGDEDTQTDDGLFDGGETDTEATTETTTEKPTATPTETATPTETETDDGGLLG, from the coding sequence ATGAGACGGTTGAGAATAGTTGGCGTGCTGGTCGTCGCGGTCGTCGCTGTCGCAGGGGGCAGTGTCGCGCTCGGCGTTCTTGGCACACCCAGCGTCGCGTCCGTGGACAACCACTTCGCGGGCGTCTCGAACCAGACGACCACTGTGGCGACGAACCTGACCGTGACTAATCCCAACCCCGTCGGCGTCCAGCTGGGCGGTGTGGGAGTCAATTACACCATCTCGATGAACGGCGTGGGGATGGCACAGGGGAACAAGCAGGGCGTTGAGCTCGGTACTGGGAACTCGACGCTGCAGTTCAGCACCGAGATGCAAAACGACCGTATCCCGCCGTGGTGGGTCACCCACATCGACAACGGCGAGACGACGACGGTGGGCATCGACGCGACCGTCACCTCCTCGACGCTCGGCGGTCGGTCAGTGTCATTTAGCCAGGAACGAACTATCGAGACGGACCTCCTCAGCCAGTTCAACTCCACCGAGACACGTCCCGTCGAGGCCGACCAGCCGCTCGTCTCGGACCCCGTGCTCTACATCAACGAGACTCGCGGCACATGGGATCAGGAAAACCTCACCCAGTCCGAGACGCCGCTTGACCTTGCATTCGACGTGTACAACCCCAAGCCGTACCCATACACGATTACCAAGGTCGGCTACACCATCCGGATGAACGACGTGACCGTCGGCGAAGGCGAAACGGATCGTGGCTACGTCCTCAGCCCCGGCGAGGAGACGACACTCGAAGCGAACACCGCTATCCAGAACGAGAACCTTGACCGCTGGTGGGTGACCCACCTCCAGCGAAACCAGCAGACGGACCTCTACATCGATTTCTATCTCGTCCTTGAGGGTGGCAACGAGCAGTTCAGAGTCGACCTGGACTCAATCGACTACCAGCAGGAAATAGAGACAGACATCTTCGGCACCAAGGCGCAGTACCCGACCGGCGATGGGGCCGCTGACGGCTCCAGCGATGGGTCCGATAGTTCGACAGCCGATAGCGCAACTGCAACCCTGACACCGACACCCACGGAAACCGAAACAGACGGTGGACTACTGGGTGATGAGGACACACAGACGGATGACGGCCTGTTTGACGGCGGAGAGACGGACACGGAGGCCACGACTGAAACGACGACCGAGAAACCCACAGCGACCCCAACGGAGACGGCCACGCCGACTGAAACCGAAACAGACGATGGCGGCCTCCTCGGGTAG
- a CDS encoding branched-chain amino acid ABC transporter permease — MSTVDTVRNRLDALPDVGLVVGFIASIWAVMLVLAIAVGGANWANLAAGFIGSVTVLIGGYAILALALNLQWGYTGLFNIGIAGFMAVGVYTTAILTAPTDPAAGAVPGLGLPLWVGLIGGMVMAAIVGGLAALPALRLKADYLAIVTVAFSEIIRLIVNWNGLAEFSLFGAPVGTGGATGISFKSANEVASTLINGVGQPLVTAAEGVGVSGPNLANLTYGILLLLVVAASYWVLARITNSPFGRVLKAIREDETVTQSLGKDTRRFKIKTFMIGCALMGLAGVLFRGQAGYVSPQQFRPTITFYVFAALIIGGSGSNTGSIIGAATFSGLLFYLPARLGENVSLGGTRAPGNIVDAVAGLGSLDPLPLLAYTISNVSTLRFVLIGVVLIYIIQNQPDGLLGHRNEPATSVSLDRPQSGSGGEADE; from the coding sequence ATGAGTACTGTTGACACTGTTCGAAACCGTCTGGACGCGCTCCCGGACGTAGGGCTGGTCGTCGGCTTCATCGCCAGTATCTGGGCCGTCATGCTCGTACTGGCGATCGCTGTCGGCGGGGCGAACTGGGCGAACCTCGCTGCCGGCTTCATCGGCAGTGTGACCGTCCTCATCGGTGGCTACGCCATCCTCGCGCTGGCACTGAACCTCCAGTGGGGGTACACCGGTCTATTCAACATCGGTATTGCAGGATTCATGGCCGTCGGCGTGTACACGACAGCGATTCTCACTGCGCCAACTGACCCGGCCGCCGGGGCGGTCCCTGGGCTCGGCCTTCCACTGTGGGTTGGCCTCATCGGCGGCATGGTGATGGCCGCCATCGTCGGCGGTCTCGCGGCGCTACCGGCACTCCGACTGAAGGCTGACTATCTTGCCATCGTGACGGTCGCGTTCTCCGAGATCATCCGGCTTATCGTCAACTGGAACGGCCTCGCCGAGTTCTCGCTGTTCGGAGCGCCGGTCGGAACCGGCGGCGCGACCGGTATCTCGTTCAAGTCCGCAAACGAGGTCGCGTCGACGCTCATCAACGGCGTCGGACAGCCACTCGTTACTGCTGCGGAGGGCGTCGGCGTCTCCGGGCCGAATCTGGCAAACCTCACGTACGGGATACTCCTCCTGCTGGTCGTGGCTGCGAGCTACTGGGTGCTCGCCCGAATCACCAATTCGCCGTTCGGCCGCGTGCTGAAGGCGATCCGCGAGGACGAAACTGTGACCCAGTCACTCGGCAAAGACACCCGACGGTTCAAAATCAAGACGTTCATGATCGGCTGTGCGCTGATGGGGCTGGCCGGTGTCCTGTTCCGCGGACAGGCGGGCTACGTCAGCCCACAGCAGTTCAGACCGACGATCACGTTCTACGTGTTCGCGGCGCTCATCATCGGCGGCTCCGGATCTAACACCGGGAGCATCATCGGCGCAGCGACGTTCTCCGGACTGCTGTTCTACCTGCCGGCGCGGCTGGGCGAGAACGTCTCGCTCGGCGGCACTCGCGCACCCGGCAACATCGTCGACGCCGTTGCCGGACTCGGGTCGCTGGACCCGCTTCCACTCCTCGCATACACCATTAGCAACGTCAGCACGCTCCGGTTCGTCCTCATCGGCGTCGTGCTGATATACATCATCCAGAACCAGCCAGACGGACTGCTTGGCCACCGGAACGAACCCGCAACGAGCGTGAGCCTTGACAGACCGCAGTCCGGGTCCGGAGGTGAGGCAGATGAGTGA
- a CDS encoding ABC transporter ATP-binding protein — MSEPDAAPRQETAVTSDAIESPLLEVDGLRKEFGGVVAVDGATFSVAEGSLTGLIGPNGAGKSTTFNCITGIHEPTGGRVTFDGQSITGLPPYTLANKGLVRTFQIARELSEMTVLENVMLAPGGQVGESVIQSVTPGLRGNVIDDEATVRDRAWETLEFFEIDHLAHENAGNLSGGQRKLLEMARVLMTDPEMILLDEPLAGVNPTLEEKLLERIHELRREQGLTFLLVEHDMDVIMNNCEHIIVMHQGSVLAEGDAETIKSDERVLEAYLGGDV; from the coding sequence ATGAGTGAACCCGACGCTGCACCGCGACAGGAGACCGCCGTCACGAGCGACGCAATCGAGTCGCCGCTGCTTGAAGTCGACGGCCTCCGCAAGGAGTTCGGCGGCGTTGTCGCGGTCGACGGGGCGACGTTCTCCGTGGCAGAGGGGTCCCTAACCGGCCTCATCGGCCCGAACGGGGCCGGCAAGTCGACGACGTTCAACTGTATCACAGGTATTCACGAACCAACTGGTGGCCGGGTCACCTTTGACGGCCAGAGCATTACCGGGCTCCCACCGTACACACTCGCAAATAAGGGGCTGGTCCGGACGTTCCAGATCGCCCGTGAACTGTCCGAGATGACGGTGCTAGAAAACGTGATGCTCGCGCCGGGTGGACAGGTCGGCGAGTCGGTCATCCAGTCGGTGACGCCAGGGCTTCGCGGCAATGTCATCGACGACGAGGCGACTGTTCGGGACCGCGCGTGGGAGACACTGGAGTTCTTCGAGATCGACCATCTCGCCCACGAGAACGCCGGTAATCTCTCCGGCGGTCAGCGGAAACTACTGGAGATGGCGCGGGTCCTGATGACCGACCCCGAGATGATTCTACTGGACGAGCCGCTGGCCGGCGTCAACCCGACGCTGGAAGAGAAGCTACTGGAGCGGATTCACGAACTCCGCCGAGAGCAGGGCCTGACCTTCCTGCTGGTCGAACACGATATGGATGTCATCATGAACAACTGCGAACACATCATCGTCATGCATCAGGGGAGTGTCCTCGCCGAAGGGGACGCCGAGACTATCAAGTCGGACGAGCGGGTACTTGAGGCGTACCTGGGAGGTGACGTATGA
- a CDS encoding branched-chain amino acid ABC transporter permease, protein MGIAEFARDGRVVVGDRPGAAVVAAVSGFLLLDLVAKLAGTTVFFLGTRLLGGSLTVASLLSMVVDGLLVGLAVGLAGIGLSMTYSILDFANFAHGDTVTVGAFLGWVAAYITAGLGTGAPISELFMLNSGRQLSTVSTFIPVLLGLVIAGVGSIGIVLLIDRLTYRPMRDTDNISLLIASIGVALALRYLIAFVFGTQTSGVASGGLRVTLFSMISVTDNEITLLVVSVLLMLGVHLLLQRTKLGKAMRAMADNEDLARVTGIPTERVIRLTWILGGGLAGIGGYLLVLESGTISFNFGWILLLLIFAAVIVGGIGSIYGAMAGGILIGLVDSLALIWLPSGLTRASAFLVLIVVLLLRPSGIFGGVSTA, encoded by the coding sequence ATGGGAATTGCTGAGTTCGCAAGAGACGGCCGCGTAGTGGTGGGCGATCGGCCGGGAGCAGCAGTGGTGGCCGCGGTAAGTGGCTTCCTCCTGCTGGATTTAGTTGCAAAGCTCGCTGGGACAACCGTGTTCTTCCTCGGGACCAGGTTACTGGGTGGGTCCCTTACCGTGGCCTCGTTGCTCTCGATGGTGGTGGACGGGCTGCTCGTCGGACTGGCGGTCGGACTCGCCGGCATTGGTCTGTCGATGACATACAGCATTCTCGACTTCGCCAACTTCGCACACGGGGACACTGTGACCGTCGGGGCGTTCCTGGGGTGGGTCGCCGCGTACATCACCGCCGGCCTCGGGACTGGAGCCCCGATATCGGAACTATTCATGCTCAACTCGGGGCGGCAGTTGAGTACCGTTTCGACGTTCATTCCGGTGCTTCTCGGGCTTGTCATCGCCGGCGTCGGGTCAATCGGGATCGTGTTACTCATCGACCGACTCACCTATCGCCCCATGCGCGATACGGACAACATCTCCTTGCTGATTGCGTCAATCGGTGTCGCACTCGCGTTGCGCTACCTCATCGCGTTCGTCTTCGGCACACAGACCAGTGGGGTTGCAAGCGGCGGGCTCCGGGTCACGCTGTTCTCGATGATTTCAGTCACCGACAACGAAATCACCCTGCTGGTGGTGTCGGTCCTGTTGATGCTCGGCGTTCACCTGCTGCTACAGCGGACGAAGCTCGGCAAAGCGATGCGGGCGATGGCCGACAACGAGGACCTCGCACGCGTGACCGGGATTCCGACCGAACGCGTGATTCGACTTACCTGGATTCTCGGCGGCGGCCTGGCAGGCATCGGCGGCTACCTGCTTGTGCTGGAAAGCGGCACGATATCGTTCAACTTCGGCTGGATTCTGCTCCTGCTTATTTTCGCCGCTGTCATTGTCGGCGGCATCGGCTCGATATACGGGGCGATGGCCGGCGGGATTCTCATTGGGCTGGTCGATAGTCTGGCTCTGATCTGGTTGCCATCCGGGCTGACGCGAGCCTCTGCGTTTCTGGTACTCATCGTCGTCCTGTTGTTGCGCCCGTCCGGTATCTTCGGGGGGGTGTCGACAGCATGA
- a CDS encoding ABC transporter ATP-binding protein, translating into MSPHATESEAVTLPDPAERLLAIRDLDAGYGDLQVLNDVHMDVSDGEYVVIVGPNGAGKSTVMKSVFGLTTYMGGAVIFSGTDISQRNPDEIIYEGISYVPQTGNVFGSLSVRENLEMGAYILDEVPEDRIEDVYDRFPILRERSEQSAGTLSGGQQQMLAMGRALMLDPDLLLLDEPSAGLAPDLVDDMFDRIDRINEDGTAILMVEQNAKEALRRCNRGYVLVQGQNRYEDEGTVLLNDEQVRQDFLGG; encoded by the coding sequence ATGAGCCCGCATGCGACAGAGTCAGAGGCTGTCACGCTCCCTGACCCGGCCGAGCGGCTCCTCGCCATCCGAGACCTTGATGCGGGCTACGGCGATCTGCAGGTCCTCAATGATGTCCATATGGACGTTTCCGACGGCGAGTACGTCGTCATCGTCGGCCCAAACGGGGCTGGCAAGTCAACGGTGATGAAGTCCGTCTTCGGCTTGACGACGTACATGGGCGGAGCGGTCATCTTCAGCGGGACCGATATCAGCCAACGCAATCCCGACGAGATCATTTACGAGGGAATCAGCTACGTCCCCCAGACCGGCAACGTGTTCGGCTCGCTGAGCGTGCGCGAGAACCTCGAGATGGGCGCGTACATCCTCGACGAAGTGCCGGAAGATCGGATAGAGGACGTGTACGACCGGTTCCCCATTCTCCGGGAGCGGTCCGAACAGTCAGCCGGGACGCTGTCGGGCGGCCAACAGCAGATGCTCGCCATGGGCCGGGCGCTGATGCTCGACCCCGACCTGCTGTTGCTCGACGAGCCCTCCGCCGGGCTCGCCCCGGACCTGGTCGACGATATGTTCGACCGCATCGACCGCATCAACGAAGACGGCACAGCTATTCTGATGGTCGAGCAAAACGCAAAGGAGGCACTCCGGCGGTGTAACCGGGGCTACGTGCTCGTACAGGGTCAGAACCGTTACGAGGACGAAGGGACGGTCCTCCTCAACGACGAGCAGGTTCGCCAGGACTTCCTTGGCGGATAG
- a CDS encoding phosphate uptake regulator PhoU, whose translation METRKVQRLGPSTLAMTLPAEWASEHDVEKGDEVSLRMGGKGTLTVMPESVQTEESEAIIHAENLDAASVERAIVAQYVLGRRVIHVEAPEGETLESSHINAVYNAETQLMGLGVIEETPDRIAIRCSVDPEDFTLNNLLERLESTGSTMRNEAVKSLAHGNPDLAQRALNRERQANKIFVLLLRLIFTAYQNPNLARAIGLNDGFPLIGYRSIAKNLELTADNAEDIAEIALETDDHSLNVDSSTMRRIREFTDQVNDITELAVQAAVDRNYDTAIQVRELYKDIGDKEHEILDDLPEMDNEALLEVREVLVSLQQTAEFAVRSAEIATNLALNEESEHTTIE comes from the coding sequence ATGGAAACCCGGAAAGTCCAGCGACTGGGGCCGTCAACGCTCGCGATGACGTTGCCGGCGGAGTGGGCCAGTGAGCACGACGTTGAAAAAGGCGACGAGGTGTCGCTACGAATGGGCGGCAAAGGCACGCTGACAGTCATGCCCGAGTCCGTCCAGACCGAGGAATCAGAAGCTATCATCCACGCGGAGAATCTCGATGCCGCGTCTGTCGAGCGGGCTATCGTCGCCCAGTACGTGCTCGGCCGGCGTGTCATCCACGTCGAAGCTCCCGAGGGTGAGACGCTGGAATCCTCTCACATCAACGCCGTCTACAACGCCGAAACTCAGCTGATGGGTCTCGGCGTCATTGAGGAGACGCCCGACCGGATCGCGATTCGCTGCTCCGTCGACCCGGAGGACTTCACGCTTAACAACCTCCTCGAACGGCTGGAATCCACCGGCTCAACGATGCGAAACGAGGCAGTGAAATCCCTCGCTCACGGCAATCCCGACCTCGCCCAGCGGGCGCTCAACCGCGAGCGACAGGCCAACAAGATATTCGTCCTCCTGCTACGGCTCATCTTCACGGCCTACCAGAACCCCAACCTCGCGCGGGCTATCGGCCTCAACGACGGCTTCCCGCTCATCGGCTATCGTTCGATTGCGAAGAACCTCGAACTGACGGCGGACAACGCCGAGGACATCGCCGAGATCGCGCTGGAGACCGACGACCACTCCCTCAACGTCGACAGTTCGACGATGCGTCGCATCCGCGAGTTCACCGACCAGGTCAACGACATTACCGAGCTGGCGGTGCAGGCGGCTGTCGACCGCAACTACGACACCGCGATTCAGGTCCGAGAGTTGTACAAGGACATCGGCGACAAGGAACACGAAATCCTTGACGACCTGCCGGAGATGGACAACGAGGCGCTACTGGAAGTGCGTGAAGTGCTGGTCAGTCTTCAGCAGACGGCCGAGTTTGCGGTCCGAAGCGCCGAAATCGCGACGAACCTCGCGCTCAACGAGGAATCGGAACACACGACGATCGAGTGA